A genomic stretch from Pseudomonas sp. MUP55 includes:
- the araH gene encoding L-arabinose ABC transporter permease AraH yields MSEVKTAKGFWPGFNQRKFLDDWVMLLAALGIFVLSALFIDNFLSPLNMRGLGLAISTVGIAACTMLFCLASGHFDLSVGSVIACAGVVAGIVIRDTDSVVLGVSAALAMGLLVGLINGIVIAKLRINALITTLATMQIVRGLAYIFSNGKAVGVMDEGFFVFGNGQLMGVPVPIIITVLCFVFFGWLLNYTTYGRNTMAIGGNQEAALLAGVNVDRTKIIIFAVHGLVGALAGVILASRMTSGQPMIGQGFELTVISACVLGGVSLSGGIGMIRHVIAGVLILAIIENAMNLKNIDTFYQYVIRGSILLLAVIIDRMKQR; encoded by the coding sequence ATGTCTGAAGTAAAAACTGCAAAAGGCTTCTGGCCAGGTTTCAACCAACGCAAATTCCTGGATGACTGGGTGATGCTCCTCGCGGCGTTGGGCATCTTTGTGCTCAGCGCGCTGTTTATCGACAACTTTCTGTCGCCGCTGAACATGCGCGGGCTGGGCCTGGCGATTTCCACCGTGGGTATCGCTGCGTGCACCATGCTGTTCTGCCTGGCGTCGGGGCATTTCGACTTGTCGGTGGGTTCGGTGATCGCCTGCGCGGGTGTGGTGGCGGGGATCGTGATCCGCGACACCGACAGCGTTGTGCTCGGTGTGTCGGCGGCCTTGGCCATGGGCCTGCTGGTGGGGCTGATCAACGGTATCGTGATTGCCAAGCTGCGCATTAACGCGTTGATCACTACCCTGGCGACCATGCAGATCGTGCGCGGCCTGGCTTACATCTTCTCCAATGGCAAGGCGGTGGGGGTGATGGACGAAGGCTTCTTCGTGTTCGGCAACGGCCAACTGATGGGCGTGCCGGTGCCGATCATCATTACCGTGTTGTGCTTTGTGTTCTTTGGCTGGCTGCTCAACTACACCACCTATGGGCGCAACACCATGGCGATTGGCGGCAACCAGGAAGCGGCGCTGCTGGCCGGGGTGAACGTTGATCGCACCAAGATCATCATTTTTGCCGTGCATGGTCTGGTTGGCGCACTGGCGGGGGTAATCCTCGCCTCGCGCATGACCTCGGGCCAGCCGATGATCGGCCAGGGTTTCGAACTGACAGTGATCTCGGCGTGCGTGCTGGGCGGTGTGTCGTTGAGCGGCGGTATCGGCATGATCCGCCATGTGATTGCCGGGGTGCTGATCCTGGCGATCATCGAGAACGCGATGAACCTGAAAAACATCGACACGTTCTATCAGTACGTGATCCGCGGTTCGATCCTGTTGCTGGCCGTCATCATCGATCGCATGAAGCAACGCTGA
- the araG gene encoding L-arabinose ABC transporter ATP-binding protein AraG, translating into MTAAALRFDAIGKTFPGVKALDGISFTAHPGQVHALMGENGAGKSTLLKILGGAYIPSTGSVQIGEQVMAFKCAADSIASGVAVIHQELHLVPEMTVAENLFLGHMPSRFGVVNRGLLRQQALACLKGLADEIDPEEKLGRLSLGQRQLVEIAKALSRGAHVIAFDEPTSSLSAREIDRLMAIITRLRDEGKVVLYVSHRMEEVFRICNAVTVFKDGRFVRTFDDMSALSHDQLVTCMVGRDIQDIYDYRPREHGEVALKVDGLLGTGLREPISFQVRKGEILGLFGLVGAGRTELLRLLSGLERNTAGHLELCGAPLALRSPRDAIAGGVLLCPEDRKKEGILPLASVAENINISARGAHAAFGWLLRDHWEKGNADTQIKALRVKTPNAQQKIMYLSGGNQQKAILGRWLSMPMKVLLLDEPTRGIDIGAKSEIYQIIHNLAAQGIAVIVVSSDLMEVMGISDRILVMSEGALTGELPREQADEARLLQLALPRTRA; encoded by the coding sequence ATGACCGCTGCAGCCCTTCGTTTTGACGCAATCGGCAAAACCTTCCCTGGGGTCAAGGCGCTGGATGGCATCAGCTTCACCGCCCACCCAGGGCAGGTGCATGCGCTGATGGGCGAGAACGGTGCGGGTAAATCGACGCTGCTGAAAATCCTCGGCGGCGCCTATATTCCCAGCACCGGCTCGGTGCAGATCGGCGAGCAGGTCATGGCCTTCAAATGCGCCGCCGACAGCATTGCCAGCGGCGTTGCGGTGATTCACCAGGAGCTGCACCTGGTGCCGGAAATGACCGTTGCCGAGAACCTGTTCCTGGGGCATATGCCGTCGCGCTTTGGCGTGGTCAACCGCGGCCTGCTGCGCCAGCAAGCGCTGGCGTGCCTCAAGGGCCTGGCCGATGAAATCGACCCTGAAGAGAAGCTTGGTCGCCTGTCCCTGGGCCAGCGCCAATTGGTGGAAATCGCCAAGGCGCTGTCCCGTGGCGCCCATGTGATCGCCTTCGACGAGCCGACCAGCAGCTTGTCGGCCCGCGAGATCGACCGTTTGATGGCGATCATCACGCGCCTGCGCGACGAGGGCAAAGTGGTGCTCTACGTGTCGCACCGCATGGAGGAGGTGTTCCGCATCTGCAATGCGGTCACGGTATTCAAGGATGGGCGCTTCGTGCGTACCTTCGATGACATGAGCGCGCTGAGCCACGACCAGTTGGTGACCTGCATGGTCGGTCGCGATATTCAGGACATCTATGACTATCGCCCGCGTGAGCACGGCGAAGTCGCGTTGAAGGTCGACGGCCTGCTGGGAACCGGCCTGCGCGAACCGATCAGCTTCCAGGTGCGCAAAGGCGAAATTCTCGGCCTGTTCGGGCTGGTGGGGGCAGGGCGCACGGAGCTGCTGCGCCTGCTAAGCGGCCTGGAACGCAACACGGCGGGGCACCTGGAACTCTGTGGAGCACCGCTGGCCCTGCGCTCACCACGCGATGCCATCGCCGGTGGCGTGCTGCTGTGCCCCGAGGACCGCAAGAAGGAGGGCATCCTCCCGCTTGCCAGCGTCGCCGAGAACATCAACATCAGTGCCCGTGGCGCCCACGCGGCATTTGGCTGGTTGCTGCGCGATCACTGGGAGAAGGGCAACGCCGACACTCAGATCAAGGCGCTTCGCGTGAAGACGCCGAATGCCCAGCAGAAAATCATGTACCTGTCCGGCGGCAACCAGCAGAAAGCCATCCTCGGCCGCTGGCTGTCGATGCCGATGAAGGTGCTGCTGCTGGACGAGCCCACGCGGGGTATCGACATCGGCGCCAAGTCGGAGATCTATCAGATCATTCACAACCTCGCAGCGCAGGGTATTGCCGTGATTGTGGTGTCCAGCGACTTGATGGAGGTGATGGGCATCTCCGACCGCATTCTGGTGATGAGCGAAGGCGCTCTCACCGGCGAGCTACCCCGCGAACAGGCGGACGAAGCACGGCTGTTGCAACTGGCACTCCCGCGTACGCGGGCTTGA
- a CDS encoding substrate-binding domain-containing protein: MFKKTLGAVALAMAFSGFVSAEEVKIGFLVKQAEEPWFQTEWAFAEKAGKEHGFTVIKIAVPDGEKTLSAIDSLAANGAKGFVICPPDVSLGPAIVAKAKVNGLKVIAVDDRFVDAKGNFMEDVPYLGMAAFEVGQKQGAAMAAEAKKRGWDWKDTYAVINTFNELDTGKKRTDGSIKSLEEAGIPKDHILTAALKTLDVPGSMDATNSALVKLPSGAKNLIIGGMNDNTVLGGVRATESAGFAAANVIGIGINGTDAIGELKKANSGFFGSMLPSPHIEGYNTALMMYEWVTKGTEPPKYTAMDEVTLITRDNFQAELTKIGLWK; this comes from the coding sequence CTGTGGCGCTGGCAATGGCGTTCAGCGGGTTCGTATCGGCTGAAGAAGTGAAGATCGGCTTTCTGGTCAAACAGGCCGAAGAACCCTGGTTTCAAACCGAATGGGCTTTTGCCGAAAAAGCCGGCAAGGAGCACGGTTTTACCGTGATCAAGATCGCCGTGCCGGACGGTGAGAAGACCCTCTCGGCCATTGACAGCCTGGCCGCCAATGGCGCCAAGGGCTTTGTGATCTGCCCGCCGGACGTATCGCTGGGCCCGGCGATTGTCGCCAAGGCCAAGGTCAACGGCTTGAAAGTCATCGCTGTGGACGACCGCTTCGTCGATGCCAAGGGCAACTTCATGGAGGACGTGCCGTACCTGGGCATGGCCGCCTTCGAAGTGGGCCAGAAGCAGGGCGCCGCGATGGCCGCCGAAGCGAAAAAACGCGGCTGGGACTGGAAGGACACTTATGCGGTGATCAACACCTTCAATGAACTGGACACCGGCAAGAAACGCACCGACGGCTCGATCAAATCCCTGGAAGAAGCCGGCATCCCCAAAGACCACATCCTCACCGCCGCGCTAAAAACCCTCGACGTTCCGGGCAGCATGGACGCCACCAACTCGGCCCTGGTCAAACTGCCCAGTGGCGCGAAAAACCTGATCATCGGCGGCATGAACGACAACACCGTGCTGGGCGGCGTACGCGCGACCGAAAGCGCCGGTTTCGCGGCGGCCAACGTGATCGGCATCGGCATCAATGGCACCGACGCCATCGGCGAATTGAAGAAAGCCAACAGCGGTTTCTTCGGCTCGATGCTGCCTAGCCCGCACATCGAGGGCTACAACACCGCGCTGATGATGTACGAGTGGGTGACCAAGGGCACCGAACCGCCCAAGTACACCGCCATGGACGAAGTGACCTTGATCACCCGCGACAATTTCCAGGCTGAACTGACCAAGATCGGGCTGTGGAAATGA